Within Polaromonas hydrogenivorans, the genomic segment GCGTTGATTTCTGACGCAATGAGGCAAGTCACTTCGAGCTGGCCACCCTGGCGGTCGGGCAGCACGATGCGCTGGGCGCGCACCTCCTGCTCGACCGCGCGGGCCTTGCGTCCGCGACCGGCCGGCATCTCGAAGCGGATATGCCCCAGCGGCGCGCTGACCATGACTTCATCCCACAGCTTGCCCCCTTCGGGCAGCACCCGGTTGTGCTGGCAGCGCACCAGGTAGTCGGCCGCATGGTTCATCTTGCGGGCCATCAACAGCAGCGCCAGGATGTCCGACTCGCGGTCGCCGATGCACACATGGCGCGTGCCGGGCAGCTCGCGGGCCTGCTCGGCAATGCGCTCGTAACTTTCCACCCAGCGCAGGCTTTCGAGCACGCCGCCGCGCGGCGCATCGCCCGTCTTGAACTCGCGCGCCCAGGTCCAGCAGTTCATCACCCCCAGCGGCTCGCGCTGGGGCGTGACCACGTAGGTTGGGTGCAGGAGCAATCCGCGCTGGGCCTCGTAGCTCAGCGGCCCCAGGCCCGTCATCGCCTGCCCGTTGTAGTCCAGCTCGGTCGTGTCCTGCAGGCACAGCACTACCGCGTGCTCGCGGATACGGGTCACCGTCGCCTGGCGGTGGGCCGCCATCACCTCTTCACAGCTGACTTGCTCGTTGCGCAGAAACCGGTAGGCCGCTGCCGTCTCGGCCCAGTTCTCGCACGCCCCGGGAATGCTCGCTCCGGGCTTTTGCCCCAGCCGCTCGGCCAGCAGCACGGCGCGCCGGTTCAGACGCGGGTCACCTAAATCAATCGTCTCGAATTCCTGTTGCGCCCAGCCCATCCACTTGCCCCTTTAATTACTCCGATGCCTATGTTACGGACATGTGTGTAATGGGATGGGGCTGACTGGGTTGGTATCGGGTCCCCATGGCGTGATTGACGCCTGATTCACAGGGCAGCATCACTTCGAGTTCTTGCGGCATCATCTGCAGCCGTGCGATCAACTCACTGACTTTCATTGAACCCTCCCGGTGTCGGAAAACACAATCCATGGCGGCTTCAGATCACGCTCGCCCAGCACTGCAGCGAGTTCTCAAAGCAGACCTTCAGCAAAAACCTGGCGCCCGGCTAAGCTCCACTATTTGGATTGGTTGTAAAAGGTTGCATTTTATGTCATATTACACCCATTCAAACAAGGGGATGAACATGGCTGTTGCTTTGAAATTGTCGGATGAATTGGTGCAGGACGCAAAAGCCGTTGCGGCGGCCGAACACCGCTCTGTGCCCAAGCAAATCGAGTATTGGGCACGTATTGGGAAGGCCGTTTTGGAAAACCCGGAACTCCCGCTGCGATTGATTCAGGACACGATGCTGTCGCTTGAGGAGGCCAAAGCGGGCCGGGTTTCAGCGTACACATTCGGTTAGCCGGATGCCATTGGCCATTCTCACGACACCGTCGTTTGCCCGCATCGCGAAGAAGCTTCACGCAAAAGAAAAGAAGATATTGGACCAGGCGGTCAGGAATGTTGCCGATGATCCGACGATTGGCGAAGAAAAAAAAGGTGACCTGTCGGGGGTTTTTGTCTATAAATTCAAACTCAACAATCAAGAAACGTTGCTGGCGTACAGCTTGAATCCTGACAAGCGGGCACCTGACGAAGTGGTGTTGCTCGCTGTGGGGCCGCACGAAAACTTCTACTCGCAACTCAAGCGAGCGAGTTGATCCCGATGCGACCCGGAATTCTTGATTCGCCTGAACTATGCAGGCACGCAATGGGTCGGAAGACAAGGCCGGAAAATTGACAAGCATTTAACATAATCTACGGGGGTAATACGTTGACATCTGTGACAACCGAATAAGCACGGGCTGTTCTGCCCCAACAGGGGCTAGAACAATTGAGGAGCTGACTCGTTCACCAGCTTCACAACAGGATGATCTCGGCCCGGCCGCTGATGACCGGCTTGCACAGGATGTTGTAGTCGTCGGCATCAAAGCGGGCAGCCACCGTGTCGAGCTGGCGGGCCTGGGCTTCGCTGGCGGCGCTGCCCAGGTAATGCCAATTGCGGATGACATGGAACTGGCAGTCCTTCCCGTCGCGCTCGACCAGGGCGATGGCGCCAAGGTAGGGCCAGCAGGCCACGCGCAGCGCGTCCAGGCTGGCGAGCAGGCGGCTGGCCAGCACGGCGCGTGGTGTTTAACCTCAAGGGCAATGAGTCCCGCTTGATAGTTGCTGTAGCCCACAACGTGGGATTCGTGTATGTGAAGTTCATTGGCACTCATGCGCAATATGACGCTGTGGACGTCTGAACTGACGCTCGGGCTTCCTGTTCAATTGGAGTGACTACTGGCAAATGGTGCAGCACCTCGTGGTTTTCCAAAATTGCCATGACTCTTTCTGATTGGGTTT encodes:
- a CDS encoding type II toxin-antitoxin system RelE/ParE family toxin, translating into MPLAILTTPSFARIAKKLHAKEKKILDQAVRNVADDPTIGEEKKGDLSGVFVYKFKLNNQETLLAYSLNPDKRAPDEVVLLAVGPHENFYSQLKRAS
- a CDS encoding TA system antitoxin ParD family protein, whose translation is MAVALKLSDELVQDAKAVAAAEHRSVPKQIEYWARIGKAVLENPELPLRLIQDTMLSLEEAKAGRVSAYTFG
- a CDS encoding IS4 family transposase, producing MGWAQQEFETIDLGDPRLNRRAVLLAERLGQKPGASIPGACENWAETAAAYRFLRNEQVSCEEVMAAHRQATVTRIREHAVVLCLQDTTELDYNGQAMTGLGPLSYEAQRGLLLHPTYVVTPQREPLGVMNCWTWAREFKTGDAPRGGVLESLRWVESYERIAEQARELPGTRHVCIGDRESDILALLLMARKMNHAADYLVRCQHNRVLPEGGKLWDEVMVSAPLGHIRFEMPAGRGRKARAVEQEVRAQRIVLPDRQGGQLEVTCLIASEINAPAGAKPVVWRLLTNRVASTLQDAVELVNWYRARWEIELFFLVLKEGCRVERLQLADTERLQTALALYMVIAWRINRLMRLGRTLPDLPADLLFEPDEWRAAFILNKKPVPRQTPTLNTVVRLIAQRGGFLGRKHDGEPGARTIWLGMQEIAVFVEGARYARQFNDG